The sequence CCAAGGGCCCAGGCACCCCCACAGCTTGTCCCCTCCCGGGCAGGTGTGGGGCAATCCCGGAACTTGCCTCCAGAGTCTCAGGCACAGCCACAGGTGGCATCCTCACAGCCTGGCCCTGCCCACAGCAGCCCATGGCCCTCTCACAGCCTGCCCCTGGGCCCGGAGGGATGGATAGTCCCCGGCCCTGGGGGGCTGCCCCCACCTGTCCTTTCACCCACGGTCCGGTGAGACCTTCACGACTGGTCTCTACCCACGAAGCCCGGCCAGGAACCCCCCTTTCAACCGGCCCCTCTCCTGCGGGCACAGGATGGAGCTCGACTCTGCTTCGTTGCCTACCTCCTGAAGCGGCCCTCAAAGCCTGCACTTTCAACCACAGTTCCATAATGCTCCCCTGCCCCATGGATCCCGGACGACCTTTCCTCTCACAGCCCCGGGGACTCCTGTAAACAGTCTCCTCCTCCCCAGTGCCAGTCACCCACACAGAGCCGACAGGCCCCACCACCTGCGGTTCCCCCACAGCCCCGTTTACCCACACGGTCCCACGGTCTCGTGCAGCCTCCACCGAGCCTGCAGGGCCAGGTGTTCCCGCAGCCTCGTTCTCCCCCGAGGCCTGGGCTCTTCCCGCTGCTTGTCTTCTTCCCCATGGCCGCCGACGACTCGGCAGCCTGTCCGCACTCACGCAGCGCGTCTCCCGCACGAAGGACCTCGCCCGGCGCCTAGTTCCACGGCCTCGGAACATCCCTGCACCCCATCTCTTTCCCCACGGCCGCCGGACTCCGCGTCCGGACCGGCTGGGTCCCACGCATAGGCCCGGTCTCTCCGCCGCGAGCTCGCGCACACTCGGCCCGGGCAAGGCCCCTTGGCCAGCCGCCCCACTCATCGCTCCAGGATGACTCCCGCCTTCCCTTCGCAGCCCCGGGGCACTTTCTGTCTCAGCACCAGCTCCGAGGGCGGCTCCACACACGCTCTCACACACTCAGCTCCAGCCCTCCAAGCCTtcttccctcccagccccctaCCCCCGCCCAGTCCCGGACGCCCGCCCCCAACTAAAGCCTCGGCAGAAGAAAAGGTAACTAGTGCCGACAAGCGGCAGGATCCGCCCCGGGTCAAAGTCTCCTCTCCCTCAGATCCCGGACTCCTAACGCAGCTTCCCAGAATCCCCCCAGCTCCAGCCGGAGCCCACCTGGCCTGGGGAGCGGCGCGGCTACCAGGAAGCCTGCAGGGGGTGGGTCGCGACTAGGCCCCGCTTCCGGTCGCTGGCCCAGTCGCTATGGCAACAGGCGCAGGGCAACTTGGGAGCCGTTAGAGCTCCGGAACCACCAAGGGGCTCAGGGACTGCGCCGCGGCAGGTTTTGCAGCTACTGCATATGGGGCTGGAACCGGGACCAGACTGGGGCAGAAGCCGGGGTTTCGGGGTGCCACCGGCGCAGAAAGACCTGACAATGCAGAGCAGACAAACTGTGCGGAAGAATTTTGGCCCTCAGAGGCTCCCATAGCACcacggagcctggcgggctccccaggcccggccctaccCCCCGCCCATTAGTGGCGGAACCCGAGACACCACTAGCGTTCCGAGGCACGCTTTCCCTATGGCCAGCTACGAAGAGGTGAGCGTGTCCGGCTACGAGGAGTTCATGCAAGTGGTGGAGCAGCACAGTGGCAAGACCATTTTCGCCTACTTTTCTGGTTCTAAGGACGCCGAAGGGAAAAGCTGGTGCCCCGACTGCGTGCAGGGTGAGGCCAGGATTCGGGAGGCAGCTGCCCAGAGGAAGTGGCTGGAAGGCCGAGGTTATAGCCAGATAGCCGGGTGGAGGGGAAGCGGAGGAAGTCTTGCTCCCGGAGTCCCGCAGGGCGATTTGAGCTTTCCTCTTGCCTTTTCCTACCCTGTTCCGACTCTCCTCAATATATTAAGACCTTCACGCCCCACCAAAAGTGCTCTTCTAATCCTTCGATCCGGGTAATCTTGGAATCTAGCCCTTTGGAACTTTTCACTTCCCCAATATGACTAGTGTCTTGCAGGACACGTGAGATGGTCTCCTTTCCGTAATTCAGCAACGATTTATGTCTTTGATTGTGCTGGGCGCTGTGGCCTGGGGACAAATCAGAACTGAGAGGCGGACCTTACCCTTAAAAGATTTCTGATTTCtccaatcagagaaaaaaaaaaaaaaacctaacgtGTTAACCTCAGTGAACTGCACGGTAGTTTAAGTACTTAGCAAGactgaggggaaggagagggacgCTGTTTGTCAGCGCCTGATTGTAGAGTTGGTTTgtaattactttcatttttatcaactttttaaaaagctgaaccAGTCGTACGAGAGGGGCTGAAGCATGTTGGTGAAGGATGTGTGTTCATCTACTGCCAAGTAGGAGAAAAACCTTAGTAAGTGGCAATGGGTTCTCTATTTCTCAGACACACACTAGACTTGCAAACAGGCGAGAAGGGCCTTTGTGATTCAGCTTCTGAGTTCTAAGGTTCAGTCATGGATAAGTCAAGCAAGTAAAAGatattaaatacaaattaaaattttgagtGTTCAGCCATTTGTATTAGGTAAGGGCAATTCAATAATTTGGCTTGATGTTAGTTCAGAACTTAAttgtctttacatttattttatatcttagtATATATTCACTTAAATGAAATTTTGCACAGGAGAATAGGTCATAGACGTCaaggttttttaaatgtttacaacaAAAAATGATTGCTAAAGGCTAAAGTGGGAATGTATCAAATATCAAGCAGACTTTAAGAAACCAAGTAAATGTTTTTCATGATCACTGTCTCTTTTTGAAATAGTTGGAAAGATCCAAATAATGACTTCAGGAAAAACCTGAAATTAACTGCAGTGCCTACGCTACTTAAGTATGGAACAGTGAGTATCCTTCTTTAACTGGTTTGGAGATACAATTCACCCTATCAAAACTCTTCACTCGTTCTGGATTGAAATTTGAAAAGATCTTGACATTTCATCCCAAACATCACACTGCTCTCCACAGTGCATTCAAAACAGACAACTTGGCCGTTCATCCCTATGGCCAATCCCAGTGACATATTAATAATGCAAATACTGGGTTTTTTTTCCGTGACTTTTAAAAGccactcttattttaaaattctgtaagcGCTGCTGAAGAAAGCTGATTCACATATAATTCCTTAAAACAGCGGCATCACTAGTTGTTTTCAACTTAATTCATAATCCTGGAGGAAATGAAAGGGCACCTCCTCTAGTCatggccctgggattctcaatTAGAGTGAAATTGGACTTGCTGTCTCCTGTTTTAGTCCACGGAACCAAGTATTTTAATGATTCACCTTAAGGTAAATATCTTTAACTATTTCATAAAACTTGTTACAACTAGTTGATAGTTTCTGTATGGGATAATTTCTGTTTCAAGACTTGTGTCATTGAAAGCATAACAACTCATTCCCTTCCTAATAACAGTTTTGTAACCGTGGGTTAAGATACGACTGTTCTTCTCTTACAGCCTCAAAAACTGGTAGAATCTGAGTGTCTTCAGGCCAACCTTGTGGAGATGTTGTTTTCTGAAGATTAAGATTTGCTGATGGCAAATTGTGtctgtttccaaatttgctctacTATAAAAGAAACTGTATATCTGCTTTGAATTCATGTTAACAGTAAGTAAATTAATCAAGGATGATGTAAAAGAAATTGGTATGTATCTAAACAATAGAACACTATTAAAATGCTCCTGAACCCTCAAGTTTGCTTTAATATAAAGGTATTTTGGGGCTTCTCCattggcttagtggtaaagaatctgcctgcaatgcaggggatgttatatgttcgatccctgggatgggaagatcccttagaggaggaaatggcaacccactccagtattcctgtctggaaaattccatggacagaggagcctggcaggctacagtcatggggtcacaaagagccagatacaactcagtaactaaacaataacaagggtGCTTTTAAGCTACCATAGGTAAAATAAGTCTTTAGGAGTGGCAGTAGTAGCACAAAGGTATTAGTGGAGATGACAAATACCTCAAAGACCCTAACAGTCCAGTAGACAGCTTCCAAATCTTAAAGGAGTTAGGATCTTTTACCTTAAATTCCATGAATTTACAAAGAATCGTTATTCCTAAAACACCTTTGGCTTTACAGTGTAGAACTTAACCTAACCACTGAAGGAAAGTCCAGCGCCATCTACTCCAGCCTCTGCCTAATGCTGGCAGTTTTGTTACAGGTCTCTGGATATGCTTCACTGGGATGAGGTGGGTGGCCAAGAGATCAGAGACTATATAACCTAGTGGTGGGAAGGACTCCAGTCTATGAGTCAATCTCAATAGTTATGACTAACTGTAACcctaggcaagttatttaacttgtctaaacctcagtttcctcctttatGAACATGGATCATTCTGAGGATAAAATGATAATGCAGCTAAGCCTAGGACCTGGCTTTGTGGTATCTGCCAAATAAATGTCAGCTTTCTCAAATGAATACAAGTATCTGAGGCTCCTCACCTTTGTTCTAGTCCAAGGTCAAGAGTCCAGTTAGTAGTTAACCACCAGTCTTCTCCCTGCCATTACTAAGTCAGTGACATACCAATGATTCTTCCTTAAAGCTCTCTTGCAAAGCAGCTCGTGACACAGGTATGTCTCTGGCCTGTAGAATTTAAAAACCTTAATGCAGTTCCTGGTGTCTGATGTCAAGTGGTCACTGACTATCACTCTGCAGAGGATGGGTGGGGTAGCTGATGTGAGGGACAGCAAGGCTCCAGGAGACAGACCTGTCTCATGCCCCACTGCCTTAAATAGGTCTACAGCACCTAACATTTCTGTTCTTCAAACATTTTTGTGTTAAATACTAAGAAAAGCTTACAAATCCACAGGGAAATCAAAGTAAAACAATTCTGGTTTAACAGAAATAATCTAGTAACAATAAAAGTTCAATTAAATAAGCACACTAACGGTTCTGGCTGCTACCATAATAAAGGTACGCAggaacagtctttttttttttcttcactgtacAAAAGCAATATATACATGTCTTAAGAGCCTGGTCGGGATCcagctttttattttcctgacgTGTTATTCTGCTGTTGCTGCTCCGCCAGGGCTTGCTGAAGGCGCATCCGCTTCCGGGAATAGTGCTGCCAATGCAGAATTTGCTGCTCATCAATAAATTTCGCACACTGAGCATTCACCAGCTCCTTGCGGAAGTGTTCATACTGGAGCAGTTCTAACATGTGTAAACACTGAGGGTACCTGGGGTTAAGTTTATAAGTTAATGATTGACATCATAATACCACGCTCTAGTTAACTCACTTAAACATGCTTTTGCAGTCTATCATTTCTGTAACATTAACTTGGTATACTTtggtaatacattttttttctgcttatacAGAAAAGCTAATCATCAAAAGTCAGCAAAATTTTCAAATGTGAGAAAATGTAAGCttagaaagattaaataatttacCTAAGACCACACAGTAACTGGTAAACGGCGTAACTGTCAACTGGTAACACAATAACCGGTCAACATCTGGGGGTAAATCACACTATTCTCTTCTGGTGATTTCCAAGGTAAGGAACAGGAAcactttattttcataattatgtgTTTAATACCTATTGGTTTTCCATAAACTATGATAAGAAGACAGCTTTTAAAAGTGGGTCAACTTCAGGAAAAACTATGCACAGATCTTGTATTCCTGTTTTCCACAGGGGtataaaaattctgaaattatGTACATATACTCTGAGGTTGAGCAAATACACTGTAAACAGAAAACCAAACTGCTGGCTCTCAGAAAAGTAGTTTCAGATTAAGGAAGGAGGGAGGCTAGAATGAATCCTGTTATTAAGTTGGAATCGAAAACATCAGGATGAACTCATggctttatacacacacacagatatagaaaTAGATACACACAGCACATTTCTAGCTTTATGTGTTGAGAGAGCCTAGAACCAATGACACTCCAGGACCAATGAGCGCACCAAGTACCCAGATCATGGGTTTTAAATAGTATTATCCAGGGCTGGATGGAGACGCAGCTGATGCTACGGCTAACACGGGGAaagtacaagatgagcctggagtaTTACTGACtggcagaaagaaaaatgctCGAAAAATATAGGGATATGTTGAAAGTACACAGGAGCCAATTTGAAGGGGCTCCCACTGGCTATATCCGGGATCACTACTCCCAAGAAGATACATAATTATAACCCACACATAAAGAATTCAGGAGTCCATACTGATAtaactttataaaatgaataaataaatcaggaACAAGGAAACAGTCTGTCCTTACAACTGAATTTCAGATATTTACATAGTCTCAAGCATTCCCTCACAAGATATGTATTAAATACAAAGTGTAAAACAAGTAACTTGATACAGAGAAAACTAGCAGCCACCAGCTAAACCAGGTCATCAAAAGTCTGGGgtggagcctgagctctgcatttctaacaagctacCAAGTGATACCGATGCTGCTGCTCTGAGGACCACAGCAGGGCCCAACACCATGTTTCCTTACTGAATATTTGCTTCCTATACTCCAGAGAtacgtgctgctgctgctgctaagtcgcttcagtcgtgtccgactctttgcgaccccatagacggcagcccaccaggctcccccgtccctgggattctccaggcaagaacactggagtgggttgccatttccttctccaatgcatgaaagtgaaaagtgaaagtgaagtcactcagtcctgtctgactcttgcaacccaatggactgcagcctaccaggctgctccatccttgggattttccaggcaagagtactggagtgtgttgccactgcCCTCACTGCCAGAGATACATAGTTGCTTGTAATTGTCTGCAGCTAAGGCTGGAAAGCCCTACTCACACCTACTCTAGCTATTTCCTTAGCATGAGGATGTTctattaacaaagacctagattTGAAACCAGCTCTGCCCATTCTCCAGCTGGGTGTCCTTGAACAGGGTACTTAATTAATCTTTCTTAAGGTTTAGTTTCTTCCtgcataaaataaattaatgtgaTAACCAAGAGGACTGTCTTCAAGTAACAAATGCTACTTCTCAATAACTGGAACTTAGACATACAGTGATCATTTATAAGACTTGGAGAAGACCACGCTCAAAGTAAGGGACTGTAAGTATTTTAATAGGCTACAATTATAGCATCAACCAACAAGATGAAATAGAGGAGATACAAAAGCAAAGTTtgcatttagatttttttaaaaacaaatgagaaataaatggagAACTCAACTAACAGTACTGATGAAAATGAGAACTGAAGGATTTTATCTGACATAAAGATCCCAGCAAATCAACAATGAATCCTTGACTGGAAGAGAGAAACTACAGCTGCAGGTCGTGGCTATTAGTGAAATGGTGGAGGAAACTGTCTAGAAGAGGTAGCTGCTCCTCTGCTCTAGACAATGACTGACCTGGGAGAGCAAAGACCTGGGATTACCAGATCTTCCAGAATTTCAAAGAAGCTGGAAATCTGGATCAAAATACAAAACTCTCCACTCTTTAAATGTTGGCAACTAGTAAACAAAAACCTTGTGCAGAAATGAAATGGGGGTTA comes from Muntiacus reevesi chromosome 18, mMunRee1.1, whole genome shotgun sequence and encodes:
- the TXNDC17 gene encoding thioredoxin domain-containing protein 17, which gives rise to MASYEEVSVSGYEEFMQVVEQHSGKTIFAYFSGSKDAEGKSWCPDCVQAEPVVREGLKHVGEGCVFIYCQVGEKPYWKDPNNDFRKNLKLTAVPTLLKYGTPQKLVESECLQANLVEMLFSED